From Cellulomonas oligotrophica, a single genomic window includes:
- a CDS encoding glycerol-3-phosphate dehydrogenase/oxidase, whose product MRTAPLTVQARQDALEALRRSSGRDSELDVLVVGGGVTGAGIALDAVTRGLSTAVVEAQDWGAGTSSRSSKLVHGGLRYLQMLDFHLVREALTERDLLITRLAPHLVKPVSFLYPLENRVWERAYVGAGVALYDTLASVSGTRRAMPMHKHLSRKGMERLFPDLRHDAAIGAVRYWDASVDDARLVSTLTRTAASYGAHAASRTQVVQLHTTSGGAVTGAEVVDLETGEHIDVRARAVINATGVWTEETEQLARTEGGLRVLASKGIHIVVPRSRIEGNTGLILQTEKSVLFIIPWSRYWVIGTTDTPWEQELTHPVATSADIDYVIEHANQVLARPLTREDVIGTWAGLRPLLQPGTKAGTSSAKVSREHTVASPTPGLTVIAGGKLTTYRVMAKDAVDFAIGSRATVLPSITTDVPLVGAEGLKVVQRQARAIAARYGWDRPRMDHLLHRYGSLLHELTDLVDERPELAEPLQHAPAYIGAEVLYAVTHEGALHLDDVMMHRTRLNYEQADKGVGALEEIADLVGPVLGWDDATRAAEIEAYRARCAAEEAAALETDDAAAERVRLAAPDLAPLLPLGDGAGAGTKPGSPAGRGASGPAGT is encoded by the coding sequence ATGAGGACCGCACCCCTGACCGTGCAGGCCCGTCAGGACGCGCTCGAGGCCCTGCGACGCAGCTCCGGCCGCGACAGCGAGCTCGACGTCCTCGTCGTCGGCGGCGGCGTCACGGGGGCGGGCATCGCGCTCGACGCCGTGACCCGTGGCCTGTCGACGGCGGTCGTCGAGGCGCAGGACTGGGGCGCCGGCACGTCGAGCCGGTCGAGCAAGCTCGTGCACGGCGGGCTGCGCTACCTGCAGATGCTCGACTTCCACCTGGTGCGCGAGGCGCTCACGGAGCGCGACCTGCTGATCACGCGCCTCGCCCCGCACCTGGTCAAGCCCGTGAGCTTCCTCTACCCGCTGGAGAACCGGGTCTGGGAGCGCGCGTACGTGGGCGCGGGCGTGGCGCTGTACGACACGCTCGCGAGCGTCTCCGGCACCCGGCGGGCGATGCCCATGCACAAGCACCTGTCGCGCAAGGGCATGGAGCGGCTGTTCCCCGACCTGCGCCACGACGCCGCGATCGGCGCGGTGCGGTACTGGGACGCGAGCGTCGACGACGCCCGCCTCGTCTCGACGCTGACGCGCACGGCCGCCAGCTACGGCGCGCACGCCGCGTCACGGACGCAGGTCGTGCAGCTGCACACCACGAGCGGCGGCGCGGTCACCGGCGCCGAGGTCGTGGACCTGGAGACGGGCGAGCACATCGACGTGCGGGCCCGCGCGGTCATCAACGCGACCGGGGTGTGGACCGAGGAGACCGAGCAGCTCGCCCGCACCGAGGGCGGGCTGCGGGTGCTGGCGTCGAAGGGCATCCACATCGTGGTGCCGCGCAGCCGGATCGAGGGCAACACCGGCCTGATCCTGCAGACCGAGAAGTCGGTGCTGTTCATCATCCCGTGGTCGCGCTACTGGGTGATCGGCACGACCGACACCCCGTGGGAGCAGGAGCTCACGCACCCCGTGGCGACCAGCGCGGACATCGACTACGTCATCGAGCACGCCAACCAGGTGCTGGCGCGGCCGCTGACCCGCGAGGACGTCATCGGCACGTGGGCGGGACTGCGGCCCCTGCTGCAGCCGGGCACCAAGGCCGGCACGTCGTCGGCGAAGGTCTCGCGCGAGCACACGGTCGCGTCCCCGACGCCGGGCCTGACGGTGATCGCGGGCGGCAAGCTGACGACCTACCGGGTGATGGCCAAGGACGCCGTGGACTTCGCGATCGGGTCCCGTGCGACCGTGCTGCCGTCGATCACGACCGACGTGCCGCTGGTGGGCGCCGAGGGCCTCAAGGTCGTGCAGCGCCAGGCGCGCGCGATCGCCGCCCGCTACGGGTGGGACCGCCCCCGCATGGACCACCTGCTGCACCGGTACGGCTCGCTGCTGCACGAGCTGACGGACCTCGTCGACGAGCGCCCCGAGCTGGCCGAGCCGCTGCAGCACGCCCCGGCGTACATCGGCGCCGAGGTCCTCTACGCGGTCACGCACGAGGGTGCGCTGCACCTGGACGACGTGATGATGCACCGCACGCGCCTGAACTACGAGCAGGCCGACAAGGGCGTGGGCGCGCTGGAGGAGATCGCGGACCTCGTCGGCCCCGTGCTCGGCTGGGACGACGCGACCCGGGCCGCCGAGATCGAGGCGTACCGGGCCCGCTGCGCGGCCGAGGAGGCCGCGGCCCTCGAGACCGACGACGCGGCCGCCGAGCGGGTCCGCCTGGCGGCACCCGACCTGGCCCCGCTGCTGCCGCTCGGCGACGGCGCGGGCGCCGGCACGAAGCCCGGCTCCCCCGCGGGCCGCGGCGCGTCCGGCCCGGCCGGCACCTGA
- a CDS encoding sugar-binding transcriptional regulator, whose amino-acid sequence MFVEREQDVLRAASMYYLQDLKMEVIARHLGTSRSTVSRLLKKARETGLVEITLRPASTRAPGLGRSISSAFGIETYVVPVPDHAGSVERLDQVAMTAARLLGSWFDSDMVLGVAWGTTLAAVSRYLAPKPTRGAAVVQLNGAANMRTSGVEYASDLISSFGSAFGAAVHHFSVPAFFDYPDTKAAMWRERSVRRVLDMQRRADIAVFSVGAVAGAVPSHVYSAGYLDEADVRHLHAEGVVGDVCTVFLRADGSWRDVSLNGRATGPTPAELQRVPRRMCVVAGDNKVAPLLAALRAHLVTDLVVDEVTATALVEAAPGRPHARPRAARTP is encoded by the coding sequence GTGTTCGTCGAACGAGAGCAGGACGTGCTGCGCGCCGCGTCGATGTACTACCTGCAGGACCTCAAGATGGAGGTCATCGCCCGCCACCTCGGTACGTCGCGCTCGACGGTGTCGCGCCTGCTGAAGAAGGCCCGCGAGACCGGGCTGGTGGAGATCACCCTGCGCCCCGCGAGCACCCGTGCACCCGGCCTCGGCCGGTCCATCTCCTCGGCCTTCGGCATCGAGACCTACGTCGTGCCCGTGCCCGACCACGCCGGCTCCGTCGAGCGCCTCGACCAGGTCGCCATGACCGCCGCCCGGCTCCTCGGCTCCTGGTTCGACTCCGACATGGTCCTCGGCGTCGCCTGGGGCACCACCCTGGCCGCCGTCTCCCGCTACCTCGCGCCCAAGCCGACGCGCGGCGCCGCCGTCGTCCAGCTCAACGGCGCCGCGAACATGCGCACCTCCGGCGTCGAGTACGCCAGCGACCTCATCTCGTCCTTCGGGTCCGCGTTCGGCGCCGCCGTGCACCACTTCTCCGTGCCCGCCTTCTTCGACTACCCCGACACCAAGGCCGCGATGTGGCGCGAGCGGTCCGTGCGCCGCGTCCTCGACATGCAGCGCCGCGCCGACATCGCCGTCTTCTCCGTCGGCGCCGTCGCCGGTGCCGTCCCCTCGCACGTGTACTCCGCCGGGTACCTCGACGAGGCCGACGTGCGGCACCTGCACGCCGAGGGCGTCGTCGGCGACGTCTGCACCGTCTTCCTGCGCGCCGACGGGTCCTGGCGCGACGTCTCCCTCAACGGTCGCGCCACGGGCCCCACCCCCGCCGAGCTGCAGCGCGTGCCCCGCCGCATGTGCGTCGTCGCCGGCGACAACAAGGTCGCGCCCCTGCTCGCGGCCCTGCGGGCGCACCTGGTCACCGACCTCGTCGTCGACGAGGTCACCGCGACCGCGCTCGTCGAGGCCGCGCCCGGGCGCCCCCACGCGCGTCCACGGGCGGCGCGCACGCCCTGA
- a CDS encoding amino-acid N-acetyltransferase, which yields MSSPAPVDVRPAVPADVRAIHALVEPYATERILLAKEWVGYYEAVQEFLVAQAPDGDGTVVGCGALHVMWEDLAEIRTLAVAPAWRGRAVGHVLVDALLDRARALGLRRVFCLTFEVDFFARHGFEVIEGTPVSHEVYAELLRSHDDGVAEFLDLARVKPNTLGNTRMLVHLDR from the coding sequence GTGAGCAGCCCCGCACCGGTCGACGTGCGACCCGCCGTGCCCGCCGACGTGCGGGCGATCCACGCGCTCGTCGAGCCCTACGCCACCGAGCGCATCCTGCTCGCCAAGGAGTGGGTGGGCTACTACGAGGCCGTCCAGGAGTTCCTCGTCGCGCAGGCGCCCGACGGCGACGGGACGGTCGTGGGGTGCGGCGCGCTGCACGTCATGTGGGAGGACCTCGCCGAGATCCGCACCCTCGCCGTCGCACCCGCCTGGCGCGGGCGGGCCGTCGGCCACGTGCTCGTCGACGCCCTGCTCGACCGGGCCCGCGCGCTCGGCCTGCGCCGGGTGTTCTGCCTGACGTTCGAGGTCGACTTCTTCGCCCGGCACGGCTTCGAGGTCATCGAGGGCACGCCCGTCTCGCACGAGGTCTACGCCGAGCTGCTGCGCTCGCACGACGACGGCGTCGCGGAGTTCCTCGACCTGGCCCGCGTGAAGCCCAACACGCTCGGCAACACGCGGATGCTCGTGCACCTCGACCGCTGA
- a CDS encoding alpha/beta fold hydrolase — translation MSTSTGAGAEQGPGGDGRPPVVLVAGFWLGAWAWDEVAALLREDGLEVHAVTLPGLGSVEEDRVDVHLADHVDAVVAAVRAAGRPVVLAVHSGAGVPGYAATDRVPELVAAAVYVDSGPGTGALDPSFDGVELPLPAWDALVEDGNSIDGLTPEHLDRFRARAVPQPGGAIREAPQLADDARRDVPTVVMCTSYSSEQVREAVAAGYAWVGGLSELRDVTWVDVPTGHWPMWSRPRETAEVIAAAATMAAERDAAP, via the coding sequence ATGAGCACGAGCACAGGGGCTGGAGCGGAGCAGGGACCCGGCGGGGACGGGCGGCCGCCGGTCGTCCTGGTCGCGGGGTTCTGGCTCGGGGCGTGGGCGTGGGACGAGGTCGCGGCGCTGCTGCGCGAGGACGGCCTGGAGGTGCACGCGGTGACGCTGCCGGGCCTCGGTTCGGTCGAGGAGGACCGCGTGGATGTGCACCTCGCGGACCACGTCGACGCGGTCGTCGCCGCGGTCCGTGCGGCGGGGCGGCCGGTGGTGCTCGCGGTGCACAGCGGTGCGGGCGTGCCGGGCTACGCGGCGACGGACCGGGTGCCGGAGCTGGTCGCCGCCGCCGTCTACGTCGACTCGGGGCCGGGCACCGGTGCGCTCGACCCGTCGTTCGACGGGGTGGAGCTGCCGCTGCCGGCGTGGGACGCGCTGGTGGAGGACGGCAACAGCATCGACGGGCTGACGCCCGAGCACCTGGACCGGTTCCGCGCGCGGGCCGTGCCGCAGCCGGGCGGTGCGATCCGTGAGGCGCCCCAGCTGGCGGACGACGCGCGCCGCGACGTGCCGACGGTCGTGATGTGCACGTCGTACTCGTCGGAGCAGGTGCGCGAGGCGGTGGCGGCGGGGTACGCGTGGGTGGGCGGGCTCTCCGAGCTGCGGGACGTCACGTGGGTCGACGTGCCGACGGGCCACTGGCCGATGTGGTCGCGCCCGCGCGAGACGGCGGAGGTCATCGCCGCGGCGGCGACGATGGCCGCCGAGCGAGATGCAGCACCCTGA